In Terriglobia bacterium, the genomic window ACTTCGACGGAGTGACCCTGCCCGCGCCACCATTCAGCCAAACAATCAGCAGCGATGCGGCGGTGGCATTTCTCGGGACCCGGTTCGGAACACAGCAGAGCCATGGGCGCATCGGGCGGTGGCATCTCGAGAGAATGCGGCACGTCACGTTCTTTCAGCAACGCAAGAAAGGCGGCTTCGTAGCAGTTCCAGTCCTTCGTGGTGCGATAGGTCTTCAACAGCTCCGGCGTGGGCGCGAGCAGCACCTGGTGCTTATAGGAGATGCCGGCGAGGCGCTCCAGAAAGTAGGCCAGATCGGGATGCTTGGCGAAGCCCGAAAGCTGGCCGCCGCGGTGCTGGCGTATGTCGAGTACTTGTTTCACGCCGGCCGCCTGCAGCAAGGAAAAAAACTCCTCGGCCGTCTTGCCCGCGAAGCCGATGGTGCAGAGTAGGATGTGCATGGCGGCTAGAAAGATTCCAGCGCTTCGGGCGAAACCCGGAAGGCATATTTCTCGGACTGGAGGCGCAGGGCGTCCTCGAGGGCGGCGTCGCGGCCGGAAGTGAAGAGCGCGTCACTGGTCACATCCGCAAAACCGTGCAGGGCGAGGAGGCGATCTTCCGCTTCGCGCTGCGATTCGAGCGCACCGCCGCGGCGGATGTGCTGCGGCGCAACTCCGGCGGCCACCAGCGCGGGGCAGATGAGCAGAAAGCGATGGCATTCCAGGGGGTCTTCCTCCGCGCACAGCAGGGCGATATTGCCTCCGTGCGCGAGGGCGAGGCCGCGGTCGAGGCCGCTGCGAAACTCCGCGGAGTTGCGGCGCTTCGCATAGTCCACGAGACCGTCAGAGCGGTACGCGCGGGGGTCGCCGGGGCGGCCCCCCAGCTCCTCCCCGAGAAATTCGTAGCGGATGCCGGCGGAGGCCAGCGCTTCCTCTAAGAATTCGCGGTTGAACTGGGGAAAACGCGAACTGGCAGGGCGGCTGCGGACATCGCCAAGGATGCCAATGGAATGGCGCTGCAAGGCGGCGAGGAGCGCCTCGGCCTCCAGATTCGAGTGACCAACGGTGAAGAAAGCGCCGGATTGTGACGGGGGCATCACGGGAAGCCAGCGGGCGTATTCTGCCGAATTCTGCGGCCAGGAACAAGGGCGGTCTTCAAAGACAGGGGGAACGAGACGAAATTCGAAAGCGCCTAATGAGGAAGAACGAGTTTCGAGTTTCGAGTTTCGAGTTTCGAGTTTCGAGTTTCGAGTTTCGAGGTATGACAGAGTTCAATGCATTTTTCTAACAGCAACAACCTGTCAGTCGGCAGGGCGGGCGCGGCGTTCCAGCGCGGAGACCACGCGGTCGAGCTCCTCGACGAGCGGCGTCACTCCGGCGGCGCGGAACTCCTCGACCAGAGCGCGGTAGTACCACAGCGTGCCTTCTTTGCGCCCGTGAAAGCGCTCGAAGACCGCGTCGCCGAGCAGGCGATGGTCGGCGAGAATCTCGCGTACGTTGGAAAGCTTGTCGGCGGCGGAAACCAGGCGGACCTCGGGCGATTCCCGGCGCACGCGGCGGATGTAGCGCTCCTTGCGTTCGCGCCACGGCGGGCGGAAGGTTTCGTCGGTGTCCGTGCAGCCCGCGACGATGCGCGCCACGCGCGTCCCGAACTTGCGGCGAATCTCGCGCAACCGCGGCAGGCCGCCCTGATCCTCCACGGCGTCGTGCAGCAGCGCGGCGATGACCGCGTTCTCGTCGCCGCCATACTGGATCACAATGGAAGCCACGGCCAGGAGATGCCCGACGTAGGGGTGTTCCTTGCCCTTGCGCGTCTGCCGGGCGTGGATGCGCGCGGCGTAGCCCAGCGCGCGGATGAAGCGGGAGGTCAGGGCGGGCGCGTGCGGCGCTTTCTTTGGCGGCGTGCGGCGCGCTCTTTTTTTCGGCGTGGACATATGCGCTGATACGTATACTAGTATGCCACGGGAACGAAGACGAGGACGGCGGAACGAAACGCAAATTATTGTATGCTCGGCAGCGAATTATGAATGCAGCGGAACCCATCGTGGTGACCCAGGTCTACCCGCAGGTGGAAGCCCGCCTCATCGAGTTGCTGCGCGCGCTTTCTCCCGAAGACTGGCGCCGCGCGACCCTCTGCCCCGGCTGGACCGTGAAGGACATCGCCGCGCACCTGCTGGATACTAACCTGCGCCGCCTGTCTATGGCCCGCGACGCATTTTTCGGCGAGGCGCCGGAGAACGCGAACAGCTACGAGGGCCTGGTGCGCTTTCTCGACCGCTTGAATGCCGATTGGGTGCGCGCCGCCCGGCGCATCAGCCCGCGCCTGCTCACCGATTGGATGGAGATCACCAGCCGCGAGGTCTGCGCGCACTTCGCTGCGCTCGATCCCTTCGCCAAGGCGCCGTTCTCCGTGGCCTGGGCCGGCGAGAGCGAATCGCTCAACTGGTTCGATATCGCCCGCGAGTACACCGAGCGCTGGCACCACCAGCAGCAGATCCGCCTGGCGGTGGCGCGCCCGGGCAGCTCCACGGCCTCGGACATCCTGACCCGCGAGCTCTACTATCCCGTGCTGGATACCTTCATGCGCGCGCTGCCGCGGACGTATGCGCAGGTGGACGCTCCGGAAGGCACAACCGTGAAAGTGACCGTGACCGGCGAGGCCGGCGGCGCCTGGCTTCTCCTCCGCCGCGCCGCCGCGTGGCAGCTCACAAATACGGAGCCGGCTTCCCTCGCCGCCGAAGCCGCCATCCCGCCAGATCTCGCCTGGCGCCTCTTCACCAACAGCCTCCCCGCCGAAGCGCGCCGCGCCGTGCAGACGCGCGGCGACGCGCGCCTCACTGCTCCGCTCTTCCAGGCCGTCGCCGTCATGGCCACGCCGAAAAGTCATTAGTGAAATTGGGTTGGGGACCAGATGCCAGGTGCCTATTTCGCTTGGGTCGTGGAAACCGGACGTAGTGAATAGAGGATGGTATTGATATCTGCTTGGGAAGGTCTGTTTTTCGAGCCGCGTTCCGCCCCGATCAAAATCTCAATTTTACGATCCTGCGCATCGAATGCCTCAATGTTGACCACATCGTCTTGTGCCGGACCGCCCTTTTGGAAGCCTCGAAACCGGCTGGTCTCGAAGGAATACAAACCACCTTTGATCCCCGTCATCCATATTTGCTTCAGGGTGAGGAAAACCGAGTTGCTCACCATTTCCTGCCTGGAGGAAAGCAACCGTAAGTCTCCGGGGGTAAGGTTCCACATCCAGGAACGCAGTGCATATCTTGAACGCACAGCCTCGTCACCAAGCACAGCCCGGAGCTCCACTCCACGCTTCGTCGAGCTCTGCTTCATTAGATCCAGTTCATTGGCACTTTGCGCTGAGTCAAAAATCGTAACGAATTGCCCGCCTGAGAAGTTGAGCGTGGCGACCGACTCAAATTTTCTTTCTCGCTTCACGTCGGTCCATGGCGATTCGAATTCGTATCCGAAATAGGAGAATGTCCTTCCTTTGGATGGCTCGGTCGCGACGACGGGCAGCGGCGTCGGCACAACCCATAACTCGGCCGCATTGCGAACCTCCCACTTCGTATAAAGAAGAACGCCAATCGGGCGTGCATAGATGGCAAGGAACACACCCATGACAACGCACCTGATTGTCGAGGGCCTTAGGATGCGCCGAACGCTCAAGAGATTCGGAATGCCTCGTTTGGAACTTGTACGAATGATTTACTTAAGCCCCGCATCGTACACCCGCTTTACCCGCTTCTACAACACTCTGGAATGCGCACACTCAGGAAGCGAGTCCGCATTTCTCGTGCTCCCCCTGCAAAACGGGACACGTAGGTTAGGTAGGGACTGGGGCCTCCCAGATCAACTTCATCGGGCTACGAGCGAATCATCGTCAGCAGCATTTTGAATCGGGTGAGCGCCTTCAGCGAGTGCGGTTGATTTGCCGGCATGAGGACCGCTTCTCCGGCTCTCGCCATCAGCGGTTTGCCGGAAATCACGATTTCCACTTCGCCCTCTAAGACATGCGCCAGCGCGTCGAACGGTGCGGTATGCTCGCTGAGACCCTGGCCCTCGTCGAAAGCGAACAGCGTAACGGTCCCTGTGGCGCGCTTCACCAGCGTCCGGCTGACCACTGCTCCATCTTGATACGCCACCAGCTCCGCCAGCGAAACCGCTTCCGCCGCGGGCATCTCGCCCTTGCTTGGTGCATTTGGTGAACTCATCTTTAACCGCCTCCGCTGCGACTCTCTGACGGTATCACGAGCGATCTGAAAATAGGCGCTTCCCGGAAGCGTACCGGGAGTCAGAGGATGAAAACGGGAAAAGTTGGTGGCCTAGAAGCCATCTGGCTCTGTTGACATCCTCGTGACAACTATGAAAATTCGCAGGAGCCGACGGGTCGAGTTTGTTGTTTGCTACGGAGGCAGGAGGCGCGATGGCCGAAGTCGGACTCCTGCCTTTTGCTCGCATCGCCCTGCAAGTCTCCAAGGCGGTGCTTCCGCGTTACCGCAGCCGTTTCAGCAGGCGCCAATTCACGCAGCCGCAGTTGCTGGCCGTCCTCTGTCTGATGCGCTACGAGGACTGGACCTTTCGCGAAGCCCAGGTGCGATTGGGCGGGCACCGCGAATTGCGTCAGACGTTGGGGCTCGTGAGTGTGCCCGATTTCACGACTCTGTATCGCTTCCTGAAGCGTCTCGACGACCAGACCATCGATCGAGCGGTCGGCGAGGCGGTGCGCCGGTTGCGCGGTTCGCGATGCCGGGGGCGCAGGCGGGCTCGCGTGGCCGTGGACGCGACGGGCTTGGCGCAGGGAGCGGTCAGCACGTTCTTTGTGCGGCGCATGCATCATCACGGGTAAAAACCGCTGTCGTGGCGCCACTGGCTGAAGTGGGTGGTCGTGGCGGATCTGGATCAACAGTTCTTGTTGTCGCAGATCGCGCGACGCGGTCCGTGCAACGACTGCGCGAATTTGCCCGCCGTCGTCGAAGCGGCTTCCGAGCAAACGCGCATCGGGCTGGTCCTGGCCGACGCCGAGTTCGACAGCGGGAGAAATCGCACGTATATCCGGCAGCATCTCGGGGCGCGGAGGGTGATCCCCGCCAAGCGCGGAAAGAAAACGTGGCGCGTGCGTGGAGTGCGTGCCGAGATGCGGCGGGCGTTTCCGCGAAAGCTCTACCGGCGCCGCGCCCTGATCGAAACCCTGTTCTCTTCGGTGAAGCGCAAGCTCTCGGCTCGCGCACCGGGTCGCTCGCTGCGGATGCAGATGCGCCAAGCCCTGCGGCTCGGACTGAGTTTCAATCTGTATCGCTTGAGGCATCGCTATCCTTTCCTGAGGATGTCAACAGAGCCAGATAACTTTTAGAATGATCTGCCTTTTTCTGTTGACTTTGGCTCTTGATGTGCCTCATTCTTTCTATCCTGGCCGAAAAAACTCACAGGAGAGTTCTATGCGACTCCGAACAGTTCTTTCGCTGGCCACCCTCTTTGTACTCTGCTTTACCGTCGCTGTGTGGTCGCTACCCGTGAACACCCGCCCTTTGCTCAGCGGCCTCGCATCGTCAAATCCCACAGTCACGGGAAAACTCTCCGCGATTGGAGTTGCCTCGCTCACCAATGATGTGAAGAAATCACAAGACGCCGAACCCATGCAATTCCTCATTGATGACAACACCAAACTCGAAGGGAAGCTTACAGTCGGTGCGCAAGCAACGGTCGAATACCGCGCGTCGGACAATGGTAAAAACGTTGCCCTGCACGTTGTCGTTCAGCCGGTGGCATCTCTTCACGAACATTAATTGCAACGGCTCATTTTTCTCTTGCTAGCCGAATCCTTCTGAACCCATTCGCGCTCGACGCATCCAGCCTCCCTGCGCGATATTTTTTGAACCGCGAGGCGACTGATGCGCACGACTCTGAAAATGATCCTGCCCCTCATTATCAGCGTGTCCGCTGTCTCTCTGCTGTTCGCTGGTTATCAGGTCCGCACAGAGCGCCGCAATCTACGCCGGGATCTCTCGCGACGCTCCCAAGTTCTTGCAGAAAGCCTGCAGACAAACATCGAGCCTCTCTTCGAACGCGCGAATGAAAAAAACAATGAAAGGTATATGCAGCGTCTCGTGGAGCGGTTCGGCAAGCACGATCAATTCAAAGGTATCGCCGTCTATGACACGGCTGGCACTGCTCTAGCCATGACTTCCGGCCTCGCCGCGCTGCTCCGCACCTGCCCGGCCACCGCAGCGCACGCCGTCCAACAAGATGCGGCCACCGAGGACTATGTCGTCATCGGCGACGCTCCGTTCCAGATCTACGCTCTGCCGCTACATCGGGCTGGAGAAATCGTGGGGGCACTGGCGCTCGTCAATGACACTGCTTACATCGATGCCCAGGTCTCCCACACGCTTCGCGATTCACTGGTGAATGCCGGCGTTCAGACTCTGCTCATCGCCGGACTCGCTCTTCTCCTCGTCCGCTGGAATTTCATTGCCCCGCTCGCGCGAACTGCAAAATGGCTCAGCATCCTTCGCACCGGCCAGCCGCATGCTCCTCCGGCTCTTTCGCAGAGCGAAATCTTTGCTCAGTTCAATCAAGAGGTCACGCACCTCGCCAACGATCTCACCTCTGCCCGCGCCGTCGCCGAAGAAGAAGCCCGCCTGCGCGACTCCCATGTTTCTCTATGGACCGCCGAGCGCCTGCGCGTCAGCTTCCGCGCCAAGCTGCAGGGCACGCCCCTTTTTGTGGTTTCCAATCGCCAGCCGTACATCCACACCTTCAACGGAAAAAAATCCATCGAAGTCATCGTCCCGGCGAGTGGGCTGGTCACCGCGCTCGAACCCGTCCTCCTGGCGTGCGACGGCACTTGGGTTGCCCACGGCTCGGGCAGCGCCGACCGCGCAGTCGTGGACGCGCACGACCGTCTCCGTGTGCCGCCCGATCATCCGAGTTACACGCTGCGCCGCGTCTGGCTCACCCCCGAAGAGGAGCGCGGCTACTATGCCGGCTTTTCCAATGAAGGCCTCTGGCCGCTCTGCCACATCGCGCACACCCGCCCGGTCTTCCGCCCGCAGGATTGGGAGCGCTACCAGGAAGTCAATCGCCACTTCGCCGACACCATCCTCCAGGAAATGCAGGGCACCGAATCACCGATACTTCTGGCGCAGGACTATCACTTTGCTCTGCTGCCGCGCATGGTCAAGGAAGCTCGCCCCGATGCCCGCGTCGCCATTTTCTGGCACATTCCCTGGCCCAATCCCGAAGTCTTCGGCATTTGTCCCTGGCAGCGCGAGCTTGTTGACGGTCTTCTCGGCGCGGACCTCATCGGCTTTCACATTCAGTCGCACTGCAACAATTTCCTGGAAACCGTCGAGCACGCCTTGGAAGCTCTCACCGAATGGGACCGCTTCGCCGTCAACCGCCAGGGCCATGTCACTCGCGTGCGTCCCTATCCCATCAGCGTCGCGTTTCCTGACAGCAGTCAGACGCGAGTCCCGCTGCGCTCCCCGGGCAAGGAGCGTGCCGATCTATTCGCCGAGCTCGGCGTCGAAGCCTCTCTCCTCGGCCTCGGCGTAGACCGTGTTGATTACACCAAAGGCATTCTCGAGCGCTTCCGCGGCATCGAGAGATTCCTCGAACTGTTTCCCGTCTACCTGAACCGCTTCACTTTCGTTCAGATCGGCGCACCTAGCCGCACCCACATCGACCGTTACCACCATTATCTTGAGGAAGTCTCCGCGGAAGCCGATCGCATCAACGCCCGCTTCCAAACCGCCCTCTGGAAGCCCATCGTGCTATTGAAGCGCCACCATTCACACGAGGAAATTGCGCGCTTTTATCATGCCGCTTCGGTGTGCCTCGTCACATCGCTCCACGACGGCATGAACCTCGTCGCCAAAGAATTTGTCGCCGCGCGCGACGACGAGCGTGGCGTTTTAATCCTCAGCACTTTCGCCGGCGCCGCGAATGAACTCTCCGACGCGCTCCTCGTCAATCCCTATGATGTGCAACACCTGGCTCTGACCGTTTGCCGCGCCCTGGAAATGCCGGATGAGGAACAGACTGCCCGGATGCAGCGCATGCGCCGCGGCGTCCGGAAACACAACGTCTATCGTTGGGCCGCAAATCTCCTCTCTGACCTGACCGAAATTCGCATTGATACTCCGGAGCGCGCCGAAGTGCCATGAACCCCGCCCAACGCCGATTCCTCATACAACCTGGAGACTTGGTCGAATCAGCCTCAGGACATCTCTCCTCTGGCCGCGTCACTCATCTTTTTTCTCAGTGGCCTATTCTCGCTCCTCCGATTCGCGAAGCTTCCCATATCGTCCTGTTCCTCGATTTTGATGGCACCTTGGTCCCCATCGCTCCGCGTCCCGGGCAAGTTCGGCTGCGGGCCGCGACACGCGGACTCCTACGGCGCCTCGCCCCTCACCCTCGTCTCTCTCTCATCGTCATCAGCGGTCGCCGCCGCGCTGAACTCCAGCGGTTCATCGGCATTCGCGGCATCCGATATCTGGGCCTTTATGGCTGGGAACATGATGGTAAAGTGCAGCTTCCCATTCAAGCGACCACTGCCCTGCGCTGTGCCCACAACACGCTCAGAAATCTTCTTTCGGCGTCTCCCGGCGTCTGGATCGAAGACAAGCGCCATAGTCTTTCCATCCATCTTCCCGACACGGCTCAAGCATTGCGGCGCAATCTTCGCCGCACCCTTCGCGTGCTCCTTCGGCCATTCCTTGACCACCTGCACATTTTCGAAAACTGTCGCGACTTTGAAATTGTTCCGCGCTCGAATCAAGGCAAAGGCCGCGCCGTGCGTGATCTTCTCGCTCAGCCAACCTTCCGCCGCGCTTTGGTCATCTATTTCGGCGATGATCTCTCCGACGAACCCGCCTTCGCCGCCATCCCCCATGGCGTCTCCGTCCACGTCGGTTCGCCTCGCGCGACGTCCGCCCGCTATTTCCTTCGCAATTCCGCGGAAGTCACCGCCGCACTCAAACGATTGGAGGCTGCTCTTTCATGAACATTGCCGAAACACCTTTCGAATTCTTCACCGTTGCTTATCTCACACGTATCGGCAACCAGTCCGCCTGCACGCTCTCCGAGCTGCTCTCCGGACTCGAACATTGCAGCGACAACTCCATCTTTCATCACACCTATCAAACTCTCGGTGCCCACCACTTCCTGACGGAAGGTTTTTCGAATGATTTCGCCCAGTGGGTGCTTGCCGCTGCGAACCGCGACCCGCTCGCCGAGCAGCTCGCCGCCCTCGACATCCGTGACTACGTCTCTATCGCCGCCCTCCGCAGCGATCTCTGCCGTCTCGTCCGGGATTACTGCGCCGAGCATCCGCAGTTCGCCGCGCAATCCGCCCTCGAACCTTTCTACTTCTGCGAAAGCGTCGAGGTGACCGCGCCTCTCCGCTACAAAGCCGCCACGCTCGAACAATTCCGCTACGGTCTCGAACGCCTCAGCCACGCCGCTTTCTACTTTCATTTCATTTCCTCTCGCCTTCGCCTGCACCTCCAGACCAACGATTTTTCGCTTTGGCTGAATGGCGGTCTCGGCCTTTCCACTCTCGCCTCGAGTTTCAATCGCATCGACATCTACACCAACACGCTCGACACCGTGCGCAGCAAAATGTTCCGCCTCATCGATCGGGAACAGAGGAAACCATGATCGAAGCGCCCGTTGCACTGCGTATCCCCCTGGATGCCTACGCCGCGCTTCTCGGCGCCGGGGAAATCGATGAGCTCCGCGCTCTCGCCGCTCCGCTCAAGGGCCGTAGGGTCCAGATGGTCAATTCCACCGCCGTCGGCGGCGGCGTCGCGGAAATTCTCAACCGCCTCGTGCCTCTCGCACAGGAGCTCGAACTCCCCATTCGCTGGGATGTCATGACCGGCGGCGAAGATTTCTTCGAAGTCACCAAATCCTTCCACAACGCCTTGCACGGCGGCTCTTATCATCCTTGCGCCAAAGACTTCGAAATCTTTCTCGCCTACAACGAACGAAATCGTGCGCGCCTCTCCTTGGACGCAGAATTCACCGTCATCCACGACCCGCAACCCGCCGCGCTCATTGATGCGCGCCGGAGCGGCTCGGGTCATTGGATCTGGCGCTGCCACATCGATCTTTCCCACCCTCATCACGCTGTCTGGACTTTTCTCGAAAGGTTCGTCTCGCACTATGACGGCGCCATCTTCTCTTCGCCCGAGTTTTCCCGGCACCTTCCCATTCCGCAATATCTGTTCTATCCCGCCATCGATCCTCTCTCCGACAAGAATCGCGATCTCGATCCCACTTTCGTATCTGGCGTTCTCGAGCGCTACAACATCGATCCCCGCCGGGTCATCCTCACCCAAATCTCCCGCTTCGATCGCCTCAAAGACCCTGTGGGCGTCATTCGCGCCTATCGCATCGTCAAGCGCTATTTCGATTGCCAGCTTGTCCTCGCCGGGGGCAGCGCCTCCGACGACCCCGAAGGCTCCGCCGTCCTAAAAGAAGTCCTCCACGAGGCCGGCAACGACCCCGACATTCACGTCCTCGAACTTCACGCCTGGGCCCCGCTCGAAGTCAACGCCCTCCAGCGCGCCTCCACTATCGTCATCCAAAAAAGTCTCCGCGAAGGTTTTGGCCTCACCGTCACCGAAGCGCTCTGGAAGAAGAAACCTGTCGTCGCCTCAGCCGTCGGCGGCATCCCCACGCAGATCATCCATAAACACACCGGCCTCCTCGCGCATTCCGTGGAAGGCACGGCCTATCAAATACGTTATCTGTTGTCGCATCCGGAAATCGCCGCGAAACTCGGGGAGCACGGCCACCAGCATGTCAAGGAAAACTTCCTCATCACGCACAATCTCAAGAACTACATCGTCCTCTTCTTGAGCCTCTTGCGTAAGTAATGTCTGGTTACAGATCTACCGTAGTTTTTCCAGACATATCGCGCGGAAAGGTCCTGGGGAACTTATATCGAACGAAGAGATTGGTAGCGTTGAAAGTACAGAGTAACGTTTTCATAGACAACGCCTCACTGCGAATCGCGAACGCAGGAAGCAGTCTCTTATTATCCATCTACCCACTGGGGCGAGGTTGATTGATACAGCGCCCAAATGCCTCCGCTCGTCTCAACTTGCTGCTAACCGCCCGATGATTGTCAAACCGGGACATACGCAGCATACCCCGCCCGTCCGGAATGTCTATTAGCAGCTACAAATCCTTCCCTTTTCGCACACCAATAAGCACTGGAAAACATTCCGATACGGCTGGAATGGTGACATATCCGCGACAACTTTCAGCCGAGCCGTCGTCAGCCTTGGCCAGTCCTTACTTCTGAATGCTCCTCGGTTCTGGGCTGAGTTGTCTTTGGAACAGCGACAAACATTGCAGCAAGTTTTTTTCGCGTGGTGTTCAGCAT contains:
- a CDS encoding DUF488 domain-containing protein, which translates into the protein MLLCTIGFAGKTAEEFFSLLQAAGVKQVLDIRQHRGGQLSGFAKHPDLAYFLERLAGISYKHQVLLAPTPELLKTYRTTKDWNCYEAAFLALLKERDVPHSLEMPPPDAPMALLCSEPGPEKCHRRIAADCLAEWWRGQGHSVEVRHLVSEKYKPPRKKRPPRSA
- a CDS encoding transposase; this translates as MADLDQQFLLSQIARRGPCNDCANLPAVVEAASEQTRIGLVLADAEFDSGRNRTYIRQHLGARRVIPAKRGKKTWRVRGVRAEMRRAFPRKLYRRRALIETLFSSVKRKLSARAPGRSLRMQMRQALRLGLSFNLYRLRHRYPFLRMSTEPDNF
- a CDS encoding transposase, coding for MAEVGLLPFARIALQVSKAVLPRYRSRFSRRQFTQPQLLAVLCLMRYEDWTFREAQVRLGGHRELRQTLGLVSVPDFTTLYRFLKRLDDQTIDRAVGEAVRRLRGSRCRGRRRARVAVDATGLAQGAVSTFFVRRMHHHG
- a CDS encoding DUF488 domain-containing protein, with the translated sequence MPPSQSGAFFTVGHSNLEAEALLAALQRHSIGILGDVRSRPASSRFPQFNREFLEEALASAGIRYEFLGEELGGRPGDPRAYRSDGLVDYAKRRNSAEFRSGLDRGLALAHGGNIALLCAEEDPLECHRFLLICPALVAAGVAPQHIRRGGALESQREAEDRLLALHGFADVTSDALFTSGRDAALEDALRLQSEKYAFRVSPEALESF
- a CDS encoding HD domain-containing protein, with the protein product MSTPKKRARRTPPKKAPHAPALTSRFIRALGYAARIHARQTRKGKEHPYVGHLLAVASIVIQYGGDENAVIAALLHDAVEDQGGLPRLREIRRKFGTRVARIVAGCTDTDETFRPPWRERKERYIRRVRRESPEVRLVSAADKLSNVREILADHRLLGDAVFERFHGRKEGTLWYYRALVEEFRAAGVTPLVEELDRVVSALERRARPAD
- a CDS encoding maleylpyruvate isomerase N-terminal domain-containing protein — its product is MNAAEPIVVTQVYPQVEARLIELLRALSPEDWRRATLCPGWTVKDIAAHLLDTNLRRLSMARDAFFGEAPENANSYEGLVRFLDRLNADWVRAARRISPRLLTDWMEITSREVCAHFAALDPFAKAPFSVAWAGESESLNWFDIAREYTERWHHQQQIRLAVARPGSSTASDILTRELYYPVLDTFMRALPRTYAQVDAPEGTTVKVTVTGEAGGAWLLLRRAAAWQLTNTEPASLAAEAAIPPDLAWRLFTNSLPAEARRAVQTRGDARLTAPLFQAVAVMATPKSH
- a CDS encoding glycosyltransferase; the protein is MIEAPVALRIPLDAYAALLGAGEIDELRALAAPLKGRRVQMVNSTAVGGGVAEILNRLVPLAQELELPIRWDVMTGGEDFFEVTKSFHNALHGGSYHPCAKDFEIFLAYNERNRARLSLDAEFTVIHDPQPAALIDARRSGSGHWIWRCHIDLSHPHHAVWTFLERFVSHYDGAIFSSPEFSRHLPIPQYLFYPAIDPLSDKNRDLDPTFVSGVLERYNIDPRRVILTQISRFDRLKDPVGVIRAYRIVKRYFDCQLVLAGGSASDDPEGSAVLKEVLHEAGNDPDIHVLELHAWAPLEVNALQRASTIVIQKSLREGFGLTVTEALWKKKPVVASAVGGIPTQIIHKHTGLLAHSVEGTAYQIRYLLSHPEIAAKLGEHGHQHVKENFLITHNLKNYIVLFLSLLRK
- a CDS encoding cupin domain-containing protein; protein product: MSSPNAPSKGEMPAAEAVSLAELVAYQDGAVVSRTLVKRATGTVTLFAFDEGQGLSEHTAPFDALAHVLEGEVEIVISGKPLMARAGEAVLMPANQPHSLKALTRFKMLLTMIRS
- a CDS encoding DUF5752 family protein; translation: MNIAETPFEFFTVAYLTRIGNQSACTLSELLSGLEHCSDNSIFHHTYQTLGAHHFLTEGFSNDFAQWVLAAANRDPLAEQLAALDIRDYVSIAALRSDLCRLVRDYCAEHPQFAAQSALEPFYFCESVEVTAPLRYKAATLEQFRYGLERLSHAAFYFHFISSRLRLHLQTNDFSLWLNGGLGLSTLASSFNRIDIYTNTLDTVRSKMFRLIDREQRKP
- the otsB gene encoding trehalose-phosphatase, whose translation is MVESASGHLSSGRVTHLFSQWPILAPPIREASHIVLFLDFDGTLVPIAPRPGQVRLRAATRGLLRRLAPHPRLSLIVISGRRRAELQRFIGIRGIRYLGLYGWEHDGKVQLPIQATTALRCAHNTLRNLLSASPGVWIEDKRHSLSIHLPDTAQALRRNLRRTLRVLLRPFLDHLHIFENCRDFEIVPRSNQGKGRAVRDLLAQPTFRRALVIYFGDDLSDEPAFAAIPHGVSVHVGSPRATSARYFLRNSAEVTAALKRLEAALS
- a CDS encoding trehalose-6-phosphate synthase; protein product: MPLIISVSAVSLLFAGYQVRTERRNLRRDLSRRSQVLAESLQTNIEPLFERANEKNNERYMQRLVERFGKHDQFKGIAVYDTAGTALAMTSGLAALLRTCPATAAHAVQQDAATEDYVVIGDAPFQIYALPLHRAGEIVGALALVNDTAYIDAQVSHTLRDSLVNAGVQTLLIAGLALLLVRWNFIAPLARTAKWLSILRTGQPHAPPALSQSEIFAQFNQEVTHLANDLTSARAVAEEEARLRDSHVSLWTAERLRVSFRAKLQGTPLFVVSNRQPYIHTFNGKKSIEVIVPASGLVTALEPVLLACDGTWVAHGSGSADRAVVDAHDRLRVPPDHPSYTLRRVWLTPEEERGYYAGFSNEGLWPLCHIAHTRPVFRPQDWERYQEVNRHFADTILQEMQGTESPILLAQDYHFALLPRMVKEARPDARVAIFWHIPWPNPEVFGICPWQRELVDGLLGADLIGFHIQSHCNNFLETVEHALEALTEWDRFAVNRQGHVTRVRPYPISVAFPDSSQTRVPLRSPGKERADLFAELGVEASLLGLGVDRVDYTKGILERFRGIERFLELFPVYLNRFTFVQIGAPSRTHIDRYHHYLEEVSAEADRINARFQTALWKPIVLLKRHHSHEEIARFYHAASVCLVTSLHDGMNLVAKEFVAARDDERGVLILSTFAGAANELSDALLVNPYDVQHLALTVCRALEMPDEEQTARMQRMRRGVRKHNVYRWAANLLSDLTEIRIDTPERAEVP